A single region of the Oryzias melastigma strain HK-1 linkage group LG23, ASM292280v2, whole genome shotgun sequence genome encodes:
- the LOC112160250 gene encoding skin calcitonin gene-related peptide, translating into MYHLRVHRLLLLVLLFLRCIVAAPNHRYFSTGLSFEQEHLPPESEDWSLPELIANPFLRLLGPRTQRELTPTNSHHLEKRKCNTATCVTQRLADFLVRSSNTIGTVYVPTNVGSATYGKRGLRQPPTYLSL; encoded by the exons ATGTATCACCTGAGGGTGCACAGGCTTCTTCTCCTGGTGCTTCTGTTTCTGCGCTGCATTGTTGCTGCTCCAAACCACCG GTACTTCAGTACCGGATTGTCCTTCGAGCAGGAACACCTTCCCCCGGAAAGCGAGGACTGGTCTCTTCCCGAGCTCATTGCTAACCCGTTTCTCAGACTGTTGGGCCCACGGACACAAAGAGAGCTCACGCCAACAAACAG TCATCACTTAGAGAAAAGAAAGTGCAACACAGCCACTTGTGTCACTCAAAGGTTAGCAGACTTCCTGGTTCGCTCCAGCAACACCATCGGAACCGTCTACGTCCCCACCAATGTGGGCTCTGCCACGTACGGGAAGAGGGGCCTACGGCAGCCCCCCACCTACCTGTCTCTCTAG